Proteins co-encoded in one Prescottella sp. R16 genomic window:
- the ilvN gene encoding acetolactate synthase small subunit yields MSTSHTLSVLVEDKPGVLARVAALFSRRGFNIESLAVGGTEVPDISRMTIVVTVEEFPLEQVTKQLNKLVNVIKIVEQDTEASVARELILVKVRADASVRSQVIETVNLFRAKVIDVSPESLTIEATGTRSKLDALLRMLDPFGIREIVQSGVVAVGRGPKSITATR; encoded by the coding sequence GTGAGCACCAGTCACACCCTCAGTGTTCTCGTCGAGGACAAGCCGGGCGTGCTGGCCCGAGTCGCGGCCCTGTTCTCCCGCCGCGGCTTCAACATCGAGTCGCTCGCCGTGGGCGGCACCGAGGTTCCGGACATCTCGCGGATGACGATCGTCGTGACGGTCGAGGAGTTCCCGCTCGAGCAGGTGACCAAGCAGCTCAACAAGCTCGTCAACGTCATCAAGATCGTGGAGCAGGACACCGAGGCGTCCGTCGCCCGTGAACTGATCCTGGTCAAGGTGCGCGCGGATGCGAGTGTGCGCTCGCAGGTGATCGAGACCGTGAACCTGTTCCGTGCCAAGGTGATCGACGTGTCACCGGAGTCGCTCACGATCGAGGCGACCGGTACCCGGTCGAAGCTCGACGCGCTGCTGCGCATGCTCGATCCGTTCGGTATCCGGGAGATCGTGCAGTCCGGTGTGGTGGCGGTCGGCCGTGGGCCGAAGTCCATCACGGCAACCCGCTAG
- the serA gene encoding phosphoglycerate dehydrogenase produces MSQNGRPVVLIADKLAQSTVDALGDGVEVRWVDGPDRPALLAAVPEADALLVRSATTVDAEVLAAATKLKIVGRAGVGLDNVDIPAATERGVMVVNAPTSNIHSAAEHAVSLLLSTARQIPAADRTLREKTWKRSSFNGTEILGKTVGVVGLGRIGQLFAQRLAAFETDIIAYDPYLPAARAAQLGIELVDIDELVERADFISVHLPKTKETAGLINAERLAKAKDGVIIVNAARGGLIDEDALYDALVNGKVRAAGLDVFNTEPCTDSKLFDLDNVVVTPHLGASTSEAQDRAGTDVAKSVLLALAGEFVPDAVNVSGGPVGEEVAPWLELVRKLGLLAGTLSLEAVQNVQVIASGELSAENVDILGLAALRGLFSASSDEAVTFVNAPQLAEQRGVTVEVEKHSEAQTHRSAVEVRAVAADGTVTTVAGALTGLQQVEKIVAVNGRSFDLRAEGHNIVVHYTDRPGVLGVLGTVLGGAGIDIQAAALSQDAEGEGATVILRVDRVVGDAEVEQITSQLDARVAQVDLS; encoded by the coding sequence GTGAGCCAGAATGGCCGTCCCGTCGTCCTGATCGCCGACAAGCTCGCACAATCGACCGTCGATGCGCTCGGAGACGGTGTCGAGGTGCGCTGGGTCGACGGCCCGGACCGTCCCGCGCTGCTCGCGGCCGTCCCGGAGGCAGACGCCCTGCTGGTCCGTTCGGCCACCACGGTCGACGCCGAGGTGCTCGCCGCCGCCACGAAGCTGAAGATCGTCGGCCGCGCCGGTGTCGGCCTCGACAACGTCGACATCCCGGCCGCCACCGAGCGCGGCGTCATGGTCGTCAACGCGCCGACCTCGAACATCCACTCGGCCGCCGAGCACGCCGTGTCGCTGCTGCTGTCGACCGCCCGCCAGATCCCGGCCGCGGACCGCACCCTGCGGGAGAAGACCTGGAAGCGTTCGAGCTTCAACGGCACCGAGATCCTCGGCAAGACCGTCGGTGTCGTCGGCCTGGGCCGTATCGGCCAGCTGTTCGCGCAGCGTCTCGCCGCGTTCGAGACCGACATCATCGCGTACGACCCCTACCTGCCCGCGGCCCGCGCCGCGCAGCTGGGTATCGAGCTGGTCGACATCGACGAGCTGGTCGAGCGCGCCGACTTCATCTCCGTGCACCTGCCCAAGACCAAGGAGACCGCGGGCCTGATCAACGCGGAGCGCCTGGCCAAGGCGAAGGACGGCGTCATCATCGTCAACGCCGCCCGCGGTGGCCTCATCGACGAGGACGCGCTGTACGACGCGCTGGTGAACGGTAAGGTCCGCGCCGCCGGCCTCGACGTGTTCAACACCGAGCCGTGCACCGACTCCAAGCTGTTCGACCTCGACAACGTCGTCGTCACCCCGCACCTGGGTGCCTCCACCTCCGAGGCGCAGGACCGCGCCGGCACCGATGTCGCCAAGTCCGTCCTGCTGGCGCTGGCCGGCGAGTTCGTGCCGGACGCCGTCAACGTCTCCGGCGGCCCGGTCGGCGAAGAGGTCGCCCCGTGGCTCGAGCTGGTCCGCAAGCTGGGTCTGCTCGCCGGCACCCTGTCGCTCGAGGCCGTCCAGAACGTCCAGGTGATCGCGAGCGGTGAGCTGTCCGCCGAGAACGTCGACATCCTCGGCCTGGCCGCACTGCGCGGCCTGTTCTCCGCGAGCAGCGACGAGGCCGTCACGTTCGTCAACGCCCCGCAGCTCGCCGAGCAGCGCGGCGTCACCGTCGAGGTCGAGAAGCACAGCGAGGCCCAGACGCACCGCAGCGCAGTCGAGGTGCGGGCGGTGGCCGCGGACGGCACCGTCACCACCGTCGCGGGCGCGCTGACCGGCCTGCAGCAGGTCGAGAAGATCGTCGCCGTCAACGGCCGCAGCTTCGACCTGCGCGCCGAGGGCCACAACATCGTCGTCCACTACACGGATCGTCCGGGTGTCCTGGGTGTCCTGGGCACCGTGCTCGGCGGCGCCGGCATCGACATCCAGGCCGCAGCGCTGAGCCAGGACGCCGAGGGCGAGGGCGCCACCGTCATCCTGCGTGTCGACCGTGTCGTCGGTGACGCCGAGGTCGAGCAGATCACCTCGCAGCTCGACGCGCGCGTCGCGCAGGTCGACCTGTCCTGA
- a CDS encoding 3-isopropylmalate dehydrogenase, which translates to MKLAVIPGDGIGVEVTAEALKVLRKLVPDVETTEFDLGAKRYNETGDLLPDAELEQIRQHDAILLGAIGDPRYVAPGILERGLLLNMRFLLDHHVNLRPARTYPQSSSPLAANPDIDFVVVREGTEGPYTGNGGSIRIGTPHEVATEVSVNTWFGAERVVRAAYELAQKRRKHLTLIHKTNVLSNAGRIWTRAMETVGAEYPEVETAYCHIDAATIYMVTDPARFDVIVTDNLFGDIITDLAGAVTGGIGLAASGNIDASGTNPSMFEPVHGSAPDIAGQGIADPTAAILSAAMLLRHLGREDDAARIERAVEADLASRGDAPIVTTEVGDRIAAAV; encoded by the coding sequence ATGAAGCTTGCGGTCATCCCCGGTGACGGCATCGGTGTCGAGGTCACCGCGGAAGCGTTGAAGGTCCTGCGGAAGCTGGTTCCCGATGTCGAGACCACCGAGTTCGACCTCGGTGCCAAGCGCTACAACGAGACCGGTGACCTGCTGCCGGACGCCGAGCTCGAGCAGATCCGGCAGCACGACGCGATCCTCCTCGGCGCGATCGGCGATCCCCGATACGTGGCGCCGGGCATCCTCGAGCGCGGCCTGCTGCTGAACATGCGCTTCCTGCTCGACCATCACGTGAACCTGCGCCCGGCGCGCACCTACCCGCAGTCGAGCTCGCCGCTGGCCGCGAACCCGGACATCGACTTCGTCGTGGTCCGCGAGGGCACCGAGGGCCCGTACACCGGCAACGGTGGTTCGATCCGCATCGGCACCCCGCACGAGGTGGCGACCGAGGTGTCGGTCAACACGTGGTTCGGTGCCGAGCGTGTCGTCCGCGCCGCGTACGAGCTGGCGCAGAAGCGGCGGAAGCACCTCACGCTGATCCACAAGACCAATGTGCTCTCCAACGCCGGCCGCATCTGGACCCGCGCGATGGAGACCGTCGGTGCCGAGTACCCCGAGGTCGAGACGGCGTACTGCCACATCGACGCGGCCACCATCTACATGGTCACCGATCCCGCCCGCTTCGATGTGATCGTCACCGACAACCTGTTCGGTGACATCATCACCGACCTCGCGGGCGCGGTCACCGGCGGTATCGGGCTGGCGGCGTCGGGCAACATCGACGCGTCGGGCACCAATCCGTCGATGTTCGAGCCGGTCCACGGTTCGGCACCGGACATCGCCGGCCAGGGTATCGCCGACCCGACGGCGGCGATCCTGTCGGCCGCGATGCTGCTGCGTCACCTCGGCCGGGAGGACGACGCCGCCCGCATCGAGCGTGCCGTCGAGGCCGACCTGGCGTCGCGCGGCGACGCCCCGATCGTCACGACCGAGGTCGGCGACCGGATCGCGGCTGCCGTCTAG
- a CDS encoding PH domain-containing protein produces MPPQPSSHIPDEDRQVIRISPLALIACIFLLFCISFPVLGWPAAFSWMLLIPFLVGAWVLRVRTTVTPNGLELRHAFSSTSISWDQIKGFRFPKRGWARADLLDGTEVSLPTVTFGRLPQLAAASGGRVTDPYAAAREATRRKAREEDATAAAKTETTDQESDTD; encoded by the coding sequence GTGCCACCGCAGCCATCATCCCACATCCCCGACGAAGACCGACAGGTCATCCGGATTTCGCCGCTCGCCCTGATCGCGTGCATCTTTCTGCTGTTCTGTATCAGCTTCCCGGTCCTGGGGTGGCCCGCCGCGTTCAGCTGGATGCTGCTGATCCCGTTCCTCGTCGGTGCCTGGGTCCTGCGGGTTCGCACCACCGTGACCCCGAACGGCCTGGAGCTGCGGCACGCCTTCTCCTCGACATCCATATCGTGGGATCAGATCAAGGGGTTCCGCTTCCCGAAGCGTGGCTGGGCCCGCGCCGACCTCCTCGACGGCACCGAGGTGTCCCTGCCCACCGTCACGTTCGGACGGCTCCCACAACTCGCCGCGGCCAGCGGTGGCCGCGTCACCGACCCGTACGCCGCAGCCCGCGAGGCCACCCGCCGCAAAGCCCGCGAAGAGGACGCCACGGCCGCAGCGAAGACCGAAACTACCGACCAGGAGTCGGATACCGACTGA
- a CDS encoding fumarylacetoacetate hydrolase family protein, which yields MRLGRIASPDGVAFVSIEGEGDAQTAKEIAEHPFGTPTFTGRSWPLADVRLLAPILASKVICVGKNYAAHAAEMGGEAPEDPVIFIKPNTSIVGPGAPIVLPPSSNEVHYEGELAVVIGRPCKDVPAAKAREVILGYTAANDVTARDQQRHDGQWTRGKGYDTFCPLGPWIETNLDASDVEVRTEVDGEVVQRSRTSLLLHDIPKVIEWVSAVMTLLPGDVILTGTPEGVGPIVDGQTVSVTVEGIGTLTNPVAAKR from the coding sequence ATGCGCCTAGGTCGAATTGCCAGTCCCGACGGAGTTGCCTTCGTGTCCATCGAGGGAGAGGGGGATGCGCAGACCGCGAAGGAGATCGCCGAACACCCCTTCGGTACACCGACTTTCACGGGCCGGAGCTGGCCGCTCGCCGACGTCCGGCTGCTCGCCCCGATCCTCGCCAGCAAGGTGATCTGCGTCGGCAAGAACTACGCCGCGCACGCGGCCGAAATGGGTGGCGAGGCCCCCGAGGACCCGGTCATCTTCATCAAGCCCAACACGTCGATCGTCGGCCCGGGCGCGCCGATCGTGCTGCCGCCGTCGTCGAACGAGGTGCACTACGAAGGCGAGCTCGCCGTCGTCATCGGTCGCCCCTGCAAGGACGTGCCCGCGGCGAAGGCCCGTGAGGTCATCCTCGGCTACACCGCCGCCAACGACGTCACCGCCCGCGATCAGCAGCGGCACGACGGGCAGTGGACGCGCGGCAAGGGGTACGACACGTTCTGCCCGCTCGGCCCGTGGATCGAGACGAACCTGGACGCGTCCGACGTCGAGGTGCGCACGGAGGTCGACGGCGAGGTCGTGCAGCGCAGTCGCACTTCGCTTCTGCTGCACGACATCCCGAAGGTGATCGAATGGGTGTCCGCCGTCATGACCCTGCTGCCGGGTGACGTGATCCTCACCGGTACGCCGGAGGGAGTGGGCCCGATCGTCGACGGCCAGACCGTGAGCGTGACGGTCGAGGGTATCGGCACACTCACCAATCCGGTTGCCGCCAAGCGCTGA
- a CDS encoding acetolactate synthase large subunit, translating to MSAPTARPQPSPRKSGTAGPTAAASTNRRQLAPERVTGAQSVVRALEELEVDTVFGIPGGAILPVYDPLFDSRRVRHVLVRHEQGAGHAATGYAQATGKVGVCMATSGPGATNLVTPLADAQMDSVPVVAITGQVGRGLIGTDAFQEADISGITMPITKHNFLITDGLDIPRILAEAFYLASSGRPGAVLVDIPKDILQAQTTFSWPPEMHLPGYRPVTKPHGKQVREAARLIAEAKAPVLYVGGGVIKADASAELLELAELTGIPVVTTLMARGAFPDSHQLNCGMPGMHGTVAAVAALQKSDLLITLGARFDDRVTGRLDSFAPDAKIVHADIDPAEIGKNRHADVPIVGDCKEVIAELIEAIRADMATGTSFDLTAWWAYLDDIRGTYPLSYDRPADGTLSPQFVIQAVGRLAGPDAIYCAGVGQHQMWAAQFVNYEKPRTWLNSGGLGTMGYAVPAAMGAKMGMPDREVWAIDGDGCFQMTNQELATCAVEGVPIKVALVNNGNLGMVRQWQTLFYDQRYSNTNLGTHGTVRIPDFVKLAEALGCVGIRVEREEDVEDAIRTAQSINDKPVVIDFIVGKDAQVWPMVAAGTGNDEIMAARGIRPLFDEDEAADDPAVIHDVIAEATERNQVESDTETGEERQ from the coding sequence GTGAGCGCACCAACCGCACGGCCTCAGCCGTCGCCGCGCAAGTCGGGAACAGCAGGCCCGACTGCCGCCGCATCGACCAATCGACGTCAGCTCGCCCCCGAGCGGGTCACCGGCGCGCAGTCCGTGGTCCGCGCGCTCGAGGAGCTCGAGGTCGACACCGTCTTCGGTATTCCGGGCGGTGCGATCCTTCCGGTGTACGACCCGCTGTTCGATTCGCGGCGGGTCCGGCACGTCCTGGTCCGGCACGAGCAGGGCGCGGGTCACGCCGCGACCGGCTACGCGCAGGCGACCGGCAAGGTCGGCGTGTGCATGGCCACGTCCGGTCCCGGCGCCACCAACCTGGTCACGCCGCTCGCCGACGCCCAGATGGATTCCGTTCCGGTCGTGGCGATCACGGGTCAGGTCGGCCGTGGGCTGATCGGCACCGACGCCTTCCAGGAAGCCGACATCTCCGGCATCACGATGCCGATCACGAAGCACAACTTCCTCATCACCGACGGTCTCGACATCCCGCGCATCCTGGCCGAGGCGTTCTACCTCGCGTCCAGTGGCCGCCCCGGTGCCGTGCTCGTCGACATTCCCAAGGACATCCTGCAGGCGCAGACCACGTTCTCGTGGCCGCCGGAGATGCACCTGCCCGGCTACCGTCCGGTCACCAAGCCGCACGGCAAGCAGGTCCGTGAGGCGGCCCGGCTCATCGCCGAAGCCAAGGCCCCGGTCCTGTACGTCGGTGGCGGTGTCATCAAGGCCGACGCGTCCGCCGAGCTGCTCGAACTGGCCGAGCTGACCGGCATCCCCGTCGTCACGACGCTCATGGCCCGCGGCGCTTTCCCCGACAGCCACCAGCTCAACTGCGGCATGCCGGGCATGCACGGCACGGTCGCGGCCGTCGCTGCGCTGCAGAAGAGTGATCTGCTGATCACGCTCGGTGCCCGGTTCGACGACCGCGTCACCGGCCGGCTCGACTCGTTCGCGCCCGATGCGAAGATCGTCCACGCCGACATCGACCCCGCGGAGATCGGCAAGAACCGGCACGCGGACGTGCCGATCGTCGGTGACTGCAAGGAGGTCATCGCCGAACTGATCGAGGCGATCCGGGCCGACATGGCGACGGGCACGTCGTTCGATCTCACGGCGTGGTGGGCGTACCTCGACGACATCCGCGGCACCTACCCGCTGTCGTACGACCGTCCCGCGGACGGCACGCTGTCGCCGCAGTTCGTGATCCAGGCCGTCGGCCGGCTCGCCGGTCCGGACGCGATCTACTGCGCGGGCGTCGGCCAGCACCAGATGTGGGCCGCCCAGTTCGTGAACTACGAGAAGCCCCGCACGTGGCTGAACTCCGGCGGTCTGGGCACGATGGGTTACGCCGTGCCGGCCGCGATGGGCGCCAAGATGGGCATGCCCGACCGTGAGGTGTGGGCGATCGACGGTGACGGCTGCTTCCAGATGACCAATCAGGAACTCGCGACGTGCGCCGTCGAGGGTGTGCCGATCAAGGTCGCGCTCGTCAACAACGGCAACCTGGGCATGGTCCGTCAGTGGCAGACCCTGTTCTACGACCAGCGCTACTCGAACACGAACCTCGGCACGCACGGCACCGTGCGCATCCCCGACTTCGTCAAGCTCGCCGAGGCCCTCGGCTGTGTCGGTATCCGGGTCGAGCGCGAGGAGGACGTCGAGGACGCGATCCGCACCGCGCAGTCGATCAACGACAAGCCCGTCGTCATCGACTTCATCGTCGGCAAGGACGCCCAGGTGTGGCCGATGGTCGCGGCCGGTACCGGCAACGACGAGATCATGGCGGCCCGCGGCATCCGTCCGCTGTTCGACGAGGACGAGGCTGCCGACGACCCCGCCGTCATCCACGACGTCATCGCGGAAGCGACCGAACGCAACCAGGTCGAGTCCGACACCGAAACCGGAGAGGAACGCCAGTGA
- the ilvC gene encoding ketol-acid reductoisomerase, with translation MFYDDDADLSIIQGRKVAVIGYGSQGHAHSLSLRDSGVDVRIGLKEGSKSRAKAEEQGLTVGTPAEVSEWADVIMLLAPDTAQASIFSNDIEPNLKDGDALFFGHGLNIHFDLIKAPENVTVGMVAPKGPGHLVRRQFVDGKGVPALIAVHQDPKGEGQALALSYAKGIGGTRAGVIKTTFKEETETDLFGEQAVLCGGTEELVKTGFEVMVEAGYAPEMAYFEVLHELKLIVDLMYEGGIARMNYSVSDTAEFGGYLSGPRVIDAGTKERMKAILADIQSGEFTRRLVANVENGNKELEALRKENAEHPIEVTGKKLRDLMSWVDRPITETA, from the coding sequence ATGTTCTACGACGACGATGCAGACCTGTCGATCATCCAGGGCCGCAAGGTCGCGGTCATCGGCTACGGCAGCCAGGGCCACGCGCACTCGCTGAGCCTGCGCGATTCCGGTGTCGATGTGCGCATCGGCCTCAAGGAGGGTTCGAAGTCCCGCGCGAAGGCGGAGGAGCAGGGCCTGACGGTCGGCACGCCGGCCGAGGTCTCCGAGTGGGCAGACGTCATCATGCTGCTGGCTCCCGACACCGCGCAGGCGTCGATCTTCAGCAACGACATCGAGCCGAACCTGAAGGACGGCGACGCGCTGTTCTTCGGCCACGGCCTCAACATCCACTTCGACCTGATCAAGGCCCCGGAGAACGTCACCGTCGGCATGGTCGCCCCGAAGGGCCCCGGCCACCTGGTGCGTCGTCAGTTCGTCGACGGCAAGGGCGTTCCGGCCCTGATCGCCGTCCACCAGGACCCGAAGGGTGAGGGCCAGGCCCTGGCGCTGTCCTACGCGAAGGGCATCGGCGGCACCCGCGCCGGCGTCATCAAGACCACCTTCAAGGAAGAGACCGAGACGGACCTCTTCGGTGAGCAGGCCGTGCTGTGCGGCGGCACCGAGGAACTGGTCAAGACCGGCTTCGAGGTCATGGTCGAGGCCGGCTACGCGCCCGAGATGGCGTACTTCGAGGTGCTGCACGAGCTCAAGCTCATCGTCGACCTCATGTACGAGGGTGGCATCGCCCGCATGAACTACTCGGTGTCCGACACCGCCGAGTTCGGTGGCTACCTGAGCGGTCCGCGTGTCATCGACGCCGGCACCAAGGAGCGCATGAAGGCGATCCTGGCCGACATCCAGTCCGGTGAGTTCACCCGCCGCCTGGTCGCCAACGTCGAGAACGGCAACAAGGAGCTCGAGGCTCTCCGCAAGGAGAACGCCGAGCACCCGATCGAGGTCACCGGCAAGAAGCTGCGCGACCTGATGAGCTGGGTCGATCGTCCGATCACCGAGACGGCCTGA
- a CDS encoding MFS transporter, producing MLVLGVLAQAAGATFSNAPAFLLPALETEHGLDLSRAGLLVAAPTVGFLVSLMAWGAIVDRIGERRVLVLGMTLTAAAAAGAAVAAAASSFLATGLMLLVGGTAASSANAASGRVVVGWFPPHRRGLAMGIRQMALPLGVAFGALTVPRIAENHGVGWALAIPVAAAAVAAIACLFVVDPPRPDRAAAAQSGLLDNPYRSSSVLWRIHGVSVLLVVPQYLVWTFALVWLMSDRHWSAASAGLLVTVTQLLGAAGRIAAGALSDRVGSRMRPLRWVAIAAALSMGALALTDALGSSASVALLVLASVITVADNGLAFTAVAEIAGPYWSGRALGAQNTSQYLAASLVPPLFGGLIAAVSFPVAFAVTALFPLVAVPLVPADRPERH from the coding sequence ATGCTGGTGCTGGGCGTCCTCGCTCAGGCCGCTGGAGCGACGTTCTCGAATGCGCCCGCGTTCCTGCTTCCGGCACTCGAGACCGAGCACGGACTGGACCTGTCCCGTGCCGGACTGCTCGTCGCCGCACCCACCGTCGGGTTCCTCGTCAGCCTCATGGCGTGGGGCGCGATCGTCGACCGTATCGGGGAACGACGCGTCCTCGTCCTCGGCATGACGCTGACGGCGGCGGCGGCCGCCGGCGCCGCCGTGGCCGCCGCCGCGTCCTCGTTCCTCGCGACGGGCCTGATGCTGCTCGTGGGCGGAACGGCCGCGTCCAGCGCCAACGCCGCCAGTGGCCGGGTCGTCGTCGGCTGGTTCCCGCCGCACCGCCGCGGCCTCGCAATGGGGATCCGTCAGATGGCGCTGCCCCTCGGGGTGGCCTTCGGCGCACTGACGGTACCGAGAATCGCCGAAAACCACGGTGTCGGCTGGGCGTTGGCGATACCGGTCGCAGCCGCCGCCGTCGCCGCGATCGCGTGCCTGTTCGTCGTCGACCCGCCACGACCGGACCGGGCGGCGGCCGCACAGTCCGGCCTGCTGGACAATCCGTACCGGTCGTCGAGCGTGCTGTGGCGTATCCACGGCGTCTCGGTGCTGCTGGTGGTGCCGCAGTATCTGGTGTGGACGTTCGCACTGGTGTGGCTGATGTCGGACCGACACTGGTCCGCGGCCTCGGCGGGACTGCTCGTCACCGTCACCCAATTGCTCGGTGCGGCAGGACGGATCGCGGCCGGCGCGCTGTCCGACCGGGTCGGCAGCCGGATGCGTCCGCTGCGCTGGGTCGCGATCGCGGCGGCACTGTCCATGGGCGCCCTGGCCCTGACGGACGCGCTGGGCTCCTCCGCGTCCGTGGCACTGCTGGTGCTGGCGTCGGTGATCACGGTGGCGGACAACGGATTGGCGTTCACCGCCGTCGCCGAGATCGCCGGACCCTACTGGAGCGGCCGGGCGCTCGGCGCCCAGAACACCAGCCAGTACCTGGCGGCGTCACTGGTGCCACCGCTCTTCGGTGGGCTGATCGCGGCGGTGAGCTTTCCGGTCGCCTTCGCGGTGACCGCACTGTTCCCCCTCGTCGCCGTGCCCCTGGTCCCCGCCGACCGGCCCGAACGCCACTGA
- the ilvD gene encoding dihydroxy-acid dehydratase, with protein MPPLRSRTTTVGRNAAGARSLWRATGMTDSDFGKPIVAIANSYTQFVPGHVHLKNVGEIVAEAVRAAGGVPREFHTIAVDDGIAMGHGGMLYSLPSREIIADSVEYMANAHTADALVCISNCDKITPGMLNAAMRLNIPTVFVSGGPMEAGKAVVVGGVAQAPTDLITAISASANDAVSEEGLDEVERSACPTCGSCSGMFTANSMNCLTEALGLALPGNGSTLATHEARRALFTRAGTTVVEAALRYYRDEDESVLPRNIATPKAFRNAMALDVAMGGSTNTVLHTLAAAQEGEVDFDLSTIDEISRRVPCLSKVSPNSDYHMEDVHRAGGIPALLGELRRAGLLETDVSTVHTKSFDEWLDTWDIRSGKASDEAIELFHAAPGGVRTTEPFSTNNRWSSLDTDAEGGCIRDLEHAYTVEGGLCVLRGNIAVDGAILKTAGIDEELFSFQGPAVVVESQEAAVSVILQKQIKPGDVIVVRYEGPKGGPGMQEMLHPTAFLKGAGLGKECALITDGRFSGGTSGLSIGHISPEAASGGVIGLVEDGDQIRIDVATRTLEVLVDDETLAARRAKMEASERPWQPVDRQRTVTTALRAYAALATSADKGAVRYVP; from the coding sequence ATGCCCCCGCTCAGGTCACGCACCACCACCGTCGGACGCAACGCCGCCGGCGCCCGCTCGCTGTGGCGCGCCACCGGTATGACCGACTCCGACTTCGGTAAGCCGATCGTCGCGATCGCGAACTCCTACACGCAGTTCGTCCCCGGACACGTCCACCTCAAGAACGTCGGCGAGATCGTCGCCGAGGCCGTCCGCGCCGCCGGCGGCGTGCCCCGCGAGTTCCACACCATCGCCGTCGACGACGGCATCGCGATGGGCCACGGCGGCATGCTGTACTCCCTGCCCAGCCGCGAGATCATCGCCGACTCCGTCGAATACATGGCCAACGCGCACACCGCCGACGCCCTCGTCTGCATCTCCAACTGCGACAAGATCACCCCCGGCATGCTCAATGCCGCGATGCGCCTGAACATCCCGACCGTGTTCGTCTCGGGCGGCCCGATGGAGGCCGGCAAGGCCGTCGTCGTCGGCGGCGTCGCCCAGGCCCCCACCGACCTCATCACCGCGATCTCCGCATCCGCCAACGATGCGGTGTCCGAGGAAGGCCTCGACGAGGTCGAGCGCAGCGCCTGCCCCACGTGCGGCTCCTGCTCCGGCATGTTCACCGCCAACTCGATGAACTGCCTCACCGAGGCGCTCGGCCTGGCCCTGCCCGGCAACGGTTCGACGCTGGCCACGCACGAGGCACGCCGCGCCCTGTTCACCCGCGCCGGCACCACCGTCGTCGAGGCCGCGCTGCGCTACTACCGCGACGAGGACGAGTCCGTGCTGCCGCGGAACATCGCCACCCCCAAGGCCTTCCGCAACGCGATGGCACTGGACGTCGCGATGGGCGGCTCCACCAACACCGTCCTGCACACGCTCGCCGCGGCGCAGGAGGGCGAGGTCGACTTCGATCTGTCCACCATCGACGAGATCAGCCGTCGGGTGCCGTGCCTGTCCAAGGTCTCCCCCAACTCGGACTACCACATGGAGGACGTGCACCGCGCCGGTGGCATCCCTGCACTGCTGGGTGAGCTGCGCCGCGCCGGCCTGCTGGAAACCGACGTCTCCACCGTCCACACGAAAAGCTTCGACGAGTGGCTCGACACGTGGGACATCCGCTCCGGCAAGGCGTCCGACGAGGCGATCGAGCTCTTTCATGCGGCACCGGGCGGCGTCCGCACCACCGAGCCGTTCTCGACGAACAACCGCTGGTCGTCCCTGGACACCGACGCCGAGGGCGGCTGCATTCGCGACCTCGAGCACGCCTACACCGTCGAGGGCGGCCTGTGCGTGCTGCGCGGCAACATCGCCGTCGACGGCGCGATCCTCAAGACCGCCGGCATCGACGAGGAACTGTTCTCCTTCCAGGGCCCGGCGGTCGTCGTCGAGTCACAGGAGGCGGCCGTCTCGGTGATCCTGCAGAAGCAGATCAAGCCGGGCGACGTCATCGTGGTTCGCTACGAGGGCCCCAAGGGCGGCCCGGGCATGCAGGAGATGCTGCACCCCACGGCGTTCCTCAAGGGCGCCGGCCTGGGCAAGGAGTGCGCGCTCATCACCGACGGCCGCTTCTCCGGTGGCACGTCGGGCCTGTCCATCGGCCACATCTCCCCCGAGGCCGCGTCGGGCGGTGTGATCGGCCTCGTCGAGGACGGCGACCAGATCCGCATCGACGTCGCGACCCGCACGCTCGAGGTCCTCGTCGACGACGAGACCCTCGCCGCGCGCCGCGCCAAGATGGAAGCCTCCGAGCGTCCGTGGCAGCCGGTCGACCGTCAGCGCACCGTCACCACCGCGCTGCGCGCCTACGCCGCCCTGGCCACCTCGGCCGACAAGGGCGCCGTGCGCTACGTGCCGTAG